From a single Campylobacter concisus genomic region:
- the dnaJ gene encoding molecular chaperone DnaJ: protein MEFDYYEILEISRNASGDEIKKAFRRLALKYHPDRNSGDKEAELKFKQINEAYQVLSDEQKRSIYDRYGKEGLEGRFGSGGGFSADFDLSDIFDSFFGGGFASNSRQRKRYSEKYSADLEIPINLEFNEAIFGCEKEIKFDQKVPCPTCNATGSKDGKSKTCQHCGGSGRITRGNGFMNIVQECPYCHGSGEVISEPCPDCNAKAYKIQQQTVKITIPEGVDSGMRMRVAGKGNIGTNGVQGDLYVSINVKEDKHFIRHNDDVYLEIPVFFTQAILGESIKIPTLRGETELKLPIGAKDKQQFIFENEGIKSVNSRKKGRLVAQISIQTPEKLSDEQKELLNKLQASFGIESGKSNTDESVFDKIKSWFKGDEPKGKKKK, encoded by the coding sequence GTGGAATTTGACTATTACGAAATCCTTGAAATTTCAAGAAATGCAAGCGGAGATGAGATCAAAAAAGCCTTTAGAAGACTTGCTTTAAAATATCACCCAGATAGAAATTCTGGCGACAAAGAAGCTGAACTAAAATTTAAACAAATAAATGAGGCTTATCAAGTTTTAAGCGACGAGCAAAAACGCTCTATTTACGACAGATACGGCAAAGAAGGCCTTGAGGGTCGATTTGGTAGCGGTGGCGGATTTAGTGCCGATTTTGACCTTTCAGATATTTTTGACTCATTTTTTGGTGGCGGTTTTGCGAGCAATTCTAGACAGAGAAAAAGATACTCTGAAAAATACTCAGCCGATCTTGAAATTCCTATAAATTTGGAGTTTAACGAAGCTATTTTTGGTTGCGAAAAAGAGATAAAATTTGATCAAAAAGTACCTTGTCCAACATGCAATGCAACTGGCAGTAAAGACGGCAAAAGTAAAACTTGCCAGCACTGTGGCGGAAGTGGCAGGATAACACGTGGAAATGGCTTTATGAATATCGTCCAAGAGTGCCCATATTGCCACGGAAGCGGTGAAGTAATAAGCGAACCATGCCCCGATTGTAACGCGAAAGCTTATAAAATCCAGCAACAAACTGTAAAGATTACTATTCCCGAGGGCGTTGATAGCGGTATGAGAATGAGAGTAGCTGGTAAAGGCAATATCGGCACAAACGGCGTTCAAGGCGATCTTTATGTAAGCATAAACGTAAAAGAAGACAAGCATTTCATTCGCCACAACGACGATGTTTATCTAGAAATTCCTGTCTTTTTCACGCAAGCTATACTTGGCGAAAGTATAAAAATTCCAACGCTTCGAGGAGAAACTGAGCTAAAACTACCTATTGGAGCAAAGGATAAGCAGCAATTTATCTTTGAAAATGAAGGTATTAAAAGCGTAAATTCGCGTAAAAAAGGTAGGCTCGTAGCACAAATTTCTATTCAAACGCCTGAAAAACTAAGCGATGAGCAAAAAGAGCTTTTAAATAAGCTTCAAGCTAGCTTTGGTATAGAATCGGGCAAATCAAATACTGATGAAAGCGTCTTTGATAAGATAAAAAGCTGGTTTAAAGGCGATGAGCCAAAAGGCAAAAAGAAAAAATAA
- a CDS encoding phosphoribosylanthranilate isomerase produces MALVKICGIKTLDEASAVCELGVHYIGLIFAKSKRRVELNLARQIAKFAHSKGKKVVGVFADQSECEIMEICQFAELDVAQVHGVVSENLHANLKDMGLEIWQVFSVKDSLPEVDFKHFDMALFDCKGENAGGNGTNFEWEILKEVKFKFGMAGGIGEHNIKEALKFKPYLVDINSKVEDENGIKEAQKIERILKIIGEVEDE; encoded by the coding sequence ATGGCACTAGTTAAAATTTGTGGTATCAAAACACTAGATGAAGCAAGTGCGGTTTGCGAGCTTGGAGTCCATTATATAGGGCTAATATTTGCCAAAAGCAAAAGAAGAGTCGAGTTAAATTTAGCTAGGCAGATAGCTAAATTTGCTCACAGTAAGGGCAAAAAAGTAGTTGGCGTTTTTGCTGATCAAAGTGAGTGCGAAATAATGGAAATTTGTCAGTTTGCAGAGCTTGACGTGGCTCAGGTGCATGGAGTGGTGAGCGAAAATTTACATGCAAATTTAAAAGATATGGGGCTTGAGATTTGGCAGGTTTTTAGCGTGAAAGATAGCTTGCCAGAGGTTGATTTTAAGCATTTTGACATGGCGCTTTTTGATTGCAAGGGCGAAAATGCTGGCGGAAATGGTACAAACTTTGAGTGGGAAATTTTAAAAGAGGTTAAATTTAAATTTGGCATGGCTGGGGGCATAGGCGAGCACAACATAAAAGAGGCGCTGAAATTTAAGCCATATCTAGTCGATATCAACTCCAAAGTCGAGGACGAAAACGGCATAAAAGAGGCTCAAAAGATAGAGAGAATTTTAAAGATCATAGGTGAGGTAGAAGATGAATAG
- the trpB gene encoding tryptophan synthase subunit beta encodes MNSKAYFGKFGGQFVPETVMFALDELENAYASIAKTKEFKDELDDLLKNYVGRPSPLFFAKRLSEHYGHEIYLKREDLNHTGAHKINNALAQALLAKKMGKKKILAETGAGQHGVATATASALLGLECDVYMGATDVARQQLNAFRMQLLGAKVVSVEDGLKTLKEATTAAIQAWVNEIESAFYVIGSAVGPHPYPKIVRDFQSIIGTEAKAQLVDYGKKADYVIACVGGGSNAIGIFSAFLDDESVNLVGIEAGGLGIETPYHAATLSKGKTGIIHGMKTTVLQDEYGMISPVHSISAGLDYPGIGPEHAHLNDIKRVKYEAVTDDECINALYFLSKMEGIIPAIESAHALAYLEKLCPKLDKKSVIVVNVSGRGDKDINTVIGYEKGKIYG; translated from the coding sequence ATGAATAGTAAAGCATATTTTGGAAAATTTGGCGGGCAGTTCGTGCCTGAGACGGTAATGTTTGCTCTTGATGAGCTAGAAAACGCCTATGCCAGTATCGCAAAGACAAAAGAGTTTAAAGATGAGCTTGATGATCTTTTGAAAAACTATGTTGGCAGGCCTAGTCCGCTCTTTTTTGCAAAGCGCCTGAGCGAGCACTACGGACATGAAATTTACCTCAAACGTGAGGATCTAAACCACACGGGTGCGCACAAGATAAATAACGCTCTAGCTCAAGCGCTGCTTGCTAAAAAAATGGGCAAAAAGAAAATTTTAGCTGAGACTGGAGCTGGTCAGCACGGCGTGGCAACAGCGACTGCATCGGCACTTTTGGGCTTAGAGTGTGATGTATATATGGGCGCAACAGATGTTGCTAGACAGCAGCTAAATGCCTTTCGTATGCAGCTTCTTGGCGCAAAGGTGGTGAGCGTAGAAGACGGCTTAAAAACGCTAAAAGAGGCGACTACGGCGGCCATACAAGCGTGGGTAAATGAGATAGAGAGCGCATTTTACGTCATTGGCTCAGCCGTTGGCCCGCACCCATATCCAAAGATCGTGCGTGACTTCCAAAGCATCATCGGCACAGAGGCCAAAGCTCAGCTTGTAGACTACGGCAAAAAGGCTGACTACGTCATCGCCTGCGTCGGCGGCGGCAGTAATGCTATTGGCATTTTTAGTGCGTTTTTGGACGATGAGAGCGTAAATTTGGTAGGTATAGAAGCTGGCGGCCTTGGCATAGAGACGCCTTATCACGCAGCTACACTTAGCAAAGGCAAAACCGGCATCATCCACGGCATGAAAACGACGGTCTTGCAAGATGAGTACGGCATGATATCGCCAGTGCATAGTATCTCAGCAGGCTTAGACTACCCAGGCATCGGTCCAGAGCACGCCCATCTAAACGACATCAAAAGGGTAAAATACGAAGCCGTGACCGATGATGAGTGCATAAATGCTTTGTATTTTCTAAGCAAGATGGAGGGCATCATCCCAGCCATCGAGAGCGCGCATGCGCTGGCGTAT
- the recR gene encoding recombination mediator RecR, with the protein MKRGLEKFNELTESFAKLPGVGKKSAARFAYFVCMQDSFAGLRLAQNIEDAVRFIKRCERCGGLSENEICDICSDESRDSEVILLVESPKDILVFEQNGIYNGLYFVLDEIDEEAIERLRNAIKQNGSKEVVFAFTPGLNSDALMLYVEDKLGMNEISFSKIAQGVPTGVNLENVDMLSLLKAYESRTKA; encoded by the coding sequence ATGAAAAGAGGCTTAGAAAAATTTAACGAGCTAACTGAGTCTTTTGCAAAGCTCCCTGGTGTTGGTAAGAAATCAGCCGCAAGGTTTGCCTACTTTGTCTGCATGCAAGATAGCTTTGCAGGGCTAAGGCTCGCTCAAAATATCGAAGATGCGGTGAGATTTATCAAGCGCTGTGAGCGTTGTGGTGGGCTAAGCGAAAATGAAATTTGCGACATTTGTAGCGACGAGAGCAGGGATAGCGAGGTTATTTTGCTGGTTGAGAGCCCAAAAGATATCTTGGTTTTTGAGCAAAATGGAATTTACAATGGACTTTATTTTGTACTTGACGAGATCGACGAAGAGGCGATAGAGAGGTTGCGAAATGCTATCAAGCAAAATGGCTCAAAAGAGGTCGTTTTTGCCTTTACACCAGGGCTAAATTCAGACGCACTTATGCTTTATGTCGAGGATAAGCTTGGTATGAATGAAATTTCATTTAGCAAGATCGCTCAAGGCGTGCCAACTGGTGTAAATTTAGAAAACGTTGACATGCTTTCACTTTTAAAAGCCTACGAAAGCCGTACAAAAGCCTAA
- a CDS encoding ArsS family sensor histidine kinase — protein sequence MKYSITTKITIIFAIAFSLMCLLFVTFANIQQESALEKLKDRQISAMNYLVALYERGNPPRDLEHYFKNFYLEYVGNKNLATSIATNGNVVFTQHTPLGVVQSVNYKGDLYLLIKNPSFQLLLESNDARHVNDPLWVAFLIVSALLISLYVSVLRSLSPLRRLSKDIRKFASGNMEMAMTARLNENEQDEIGQVAVEFDNAVCKIRELIRSRQLFLRAIMHELKTPIGKGRIVSEMVANETQKMRLINVFERLEMLINEFSKVEQLLSKSYALNYQECHFSLILEQVQDMLMLDKFEERVSCDIRDDVILRVDFQLFSLAIKNLVDNALKYAEDKKAILICDSEFIVVKNLGKKLNHPIDYYKQAFVRGDKVSAGSGMGLGLYIIEQICQMQKFELAYDYEDGYHVFKILLRSKAKRA from the coding sequence ATGAAATATTCCATAACTACGAAGATAACTATTATCTTTGCCATAGCTTTCTCGCTGATGTGCTTGCTCTTTGTAACCTTTGCAAACATTCAGCAAGAAAGTGCTTTAGAAAAGCTAAAGGATAGACAAATAAGTGCGATGAACTATCTTGTCGCACTCTATGAACGTGGAAATCCCCCAAGAGATTTAGAACATTATTTTAAAAATTTTTACTTAGAGTATGTTGGAAATAAAAATTTAGCCACTTCGATAGCTACAAATGGAAATGTTGTTTTTACGCAACACACACCTCTTGGAGTGGTGCAATCAGTTAATTACAAAGGCGATTTGTATTTGCTTATTAAAAACCCATCTTTTCAGCTACTTCTTGAAAGTAACGACGCAAGACACGTAAATGACCCGCTTTGGGTCGCATTTTTGATAGTTTCAGCCCTTCTCATCTCACTTTATGTTTCTGTTCTTAGAAGTCTTTCACCACTTAGAAGGCTTAGTAAAGACATCAGAAAATTTGCCAGTGGAAATATGGAAATGGCGATGACAGCTAGGTTAAATGAAAATGAGCAAGATGAGATCGGACAGGTCGCTGTTGAGTTTGATAATGCCGTTTGCAAGATAAGAGAGCTCATCCGCTCAAGGCAGCTATTTTTGCGTGCGATTATGCATGAGCTAAAGACTCCGATTGGCAAAGGCAGGATCGTCTCTGAAATGGTCGCAAATGAGACTCAAAAGATGAGACTCATCAATGTATTTGAGCGCCTTGAGATGCTGATAAATGAATTTAGTAAGGTCGAGCAGCTCCTTTCTAAAAGCTACGCACTAAACTACCAAGAGTGCCATTTCTCGCTCATTTTAGAGCAAGTGCAGGATATGCTCATGCTTGATAAATTTGAAGAGCGAGTGAGCTGCGATATCAGAGATGACGTGATATTGAGAGTGGATTTTCAGCTTTTTAGTTTGGCGATTAAAAATTTGGTAGATAATGCCCTAAAATACGCAGAGGATAAAAAGGCTATTTTGATCTGCGATAGCGAATTTATAGTGGTTAAAAATTTAGGCAAAAAGCTAAATCACCCGATTGACTACTACAAACAAGCCTTTGTGCGTGGTGACAAGGTGAGTGCGGGAAGTGGTATGGGACTTGGACTTTATATCATCGAGCAAATTTGTCAGATGCAAAAATTTGAGCTTGCCTACGACTACGAGGATGGCTATCATGTATTTAAAATTTTACTTAGATCAAAGGCGAAGCGAGCATGA
- a CDS encoding TRAP transporter substrate-binding protein, which produces MNKFLLASLGLAAVACVAMGDDKVYKLKLASSWESTMPVLGDVPKELKDKVEKMSNGRLELRIDYPSKHKSPFAMLDFAKSGQYDITYTSSYYYKGKDAKTIFFTATPFMMNTDEQTAWYEFGGGKELEAKVYDPYNIKIFRAGNTGMQMGGWFKKEIKSLDDIKGLKIRIPGFGGEIYAKLGANINTIPTGELYMALEMGTIDSVEWVSPAYDMALGFHKVAKYYYTGWQEPNGETQFFFNKKSYEKLPDDLKAIFEAAAAEVARDANTKVFYSNVEYWDKMKSEYPDIQVKSFPPEVIAALKKATNELLDEESAKDPLFKEIVESQRAFLKKAREWTKISDYAYIKTNE; this is translated from the coding sequence ATGAATAAATTTTTATTAGCGTCTCTTGGTTTAGCAGCTGTTGCTTGCGTTGCTATGGGAGACGATAAAGTTTATAAGCTAAAGCTTGCTAGCTCATGGGAGAGCACCATGCCAGTGCTTGGTGATGTACCAAAAGAGCTAAAGGATAAAGTTGAAAAGATGAGTAATGGCAGACTTGAGCTAAGGATTGATTATCCATCAAAGCATAAATCACCTTTTGCAATGCTTGATTTTGCTAAAAGCGGTCAATACGACATTACCTATACAAGTAGCTATTATTATAAAGGCAAAGATGCTAAAACTATATTTTTTACAGCAACTCCATTTATGATGAATACTGATGAGCAAACAGCTTGGTATGAATTTGGCGGTGGTAAGGAGCTTGAGGCAAAAGTTTACGATCCATACAATATCAAAATTTTTAGAGCTGGAAATACTGGCATGCAAATGGGTGGCTGGTTTAAAAAAGAGATCAAATCATTAGATGACATAAAAGGCTTAAAGATAAGAATTCCGGGCTTTGGTGGTGAAATTTACGCTAAACTTGGCGCTAACATCAATACTATCCCAACTGGTGAGCTTTATATGGCTCTTGAGATGGGAACGATCGACTCAGTCGAATGGGTAAGCCCAGCTTATGATATGGCGCTTGGCTTTCACAAAGTGGCAAAATACTACTACACAGGCTGGCAAGAGCCAAACGGCGAAACTCAATTTTTCTTTAATAAAAAATCATACGAGAAGCTTCCAGATGACCTAAAAGCGATCTTTGAAGCAGCTGCAGCTGAAGTAGCAAGAGATGCGAATACAAAAGTATTTTATTCAAATGTCGAGTACTGGGATAAAATGAAAAGCGAGTATCCAGACATCCAAGTAAAATCTTTCCCACCAGAAGTAATCGCAGCTCTTAAAAAAGCCACAAATGAGCTTCTTGATGAAGAGAGTGCTAAAGATCCATTATTCAAAGAGATCGTTGAGTCTCAAAGAGCTTTCCTTAAAAAAGCAAGAGAATGGACTAAAATTTCAGACTACGCTTATATCAAAACAAACGAATAG
- a CDS encoding shikimate dehydrogenase has translation MKTFAVFGDPIAHSVSPRLHNKAIADLGLKALYTRVLLKDGSELINKFKSLKLNGANVTLPHKEWALNLADEASDIARKIGSANTLVLKNDKIYAYNTDAPGFLKAIKNFKDVRKAIVLGAGGTANAITYALREQGVDVCILNRSKDRLEKFKDEYKCFSWDNYEEQKFDLVINSTSAGLKDDFLPAPKEILKSIFKDAKFAFDVIYGKQTPFLEMAKQSSLSVKDGADMLLYQAVLALNLFFNNTLDESKIERSMREIFYL, from the coding sequence ATGAAAACATTCGCAGTCTTTGGAGATCCAATAGCTCACTCGGTATCTCCGAGGCTGCACAATAAAGCCATTGCAGATCTGGGCTTAAAAGCACTTTACACAAGAGTCTTGCTAAAAGATGGCAGTGAATTAATCAATAAATTTAAATCCTTAAAATTAAACGGTGCAAATGTAACACTTCCACATAAAGAGTGGGCTTTAAATTTAGCCGATGAAGCTTCAGATATAGCTCGCAAAATAGGCTCTGCAAATACACTTGTGCTTAAAAATGACAAAATTTATGCATATAATACAGATGCGCCTGGGTTTTTAAAAGCAATAAAAAATTTTAAAGATGTAAGAAAAGCAATTGTCCTTGGAGCAGGCGGTACTGCAAATGCCATAACTTATGCATTAAGAGAACAAGGCGTTGATGTTTGCATACTAAATAGAAGCAAAGATAGGCTTGAGAAATTTAAAGATGAGTACAAATGCTTTAGCTGGGATAACTACGAAGAGCAAAAATTTGATCTAGTCATTAACTCGACCTCTGCTGGCCTAAAGGATGATTTTTTACCAGCACCTAAAGAAATTTTAAAAAGCATTTTTAAGGATGCTAAATTTGCATTTGATGTGATTTATGGCAAGCAGACACCATTTTTAGAAATGGCCAAGCAAAGCAGCCTTAGTGTAAAAGATGGAGCCGATATGCTTTTATATCAAGCGGTTTTAGCACTAAATTTATTTTTTAACAATACACTCGATGAGTCAAAGATAGAGCGCTCAATGAGAGAAATTTTCTATCTATAA
- the trpD gene encoding anthranilate phosphoribosyltransferase, giving the protein MILLIDNYDSFVFNVEQYVKELTDEEVRCVRNDKITLDEIKKLNPSKIILSPGPKHPKDSGVCLEILGADLGVPVLGICLGHQAIGLSFGAKIKRLEDPLHGKTSFIDVKNKEPLFAGLPERFEVMRYHSLYVDELPASLSADAVSDDGVVMALSVKDKPIFGIQFHPESYFTQYGKKIVENFVNYKAKDEVKEPKIRSLKPYLIKLQESIPLDDSDFEQICEIIASKEYEIVQLSALLVLISEKSLYPKSLAALAKNILKYSQTYRDDTPMIDLCGTGGDGFKTINISTTVAFILASLGIKVAKHGNKAVSSNSGSSDVLEILGVKSEKSLAKQRENLASKNLAFFHAPFFHPLVGEVREVRQRLGIRTVFNVLGPLLNPNLNLTNQLVGVYHKPVLKLYAQTLKILGRKHALVVRGDDGLDEITLCSETSVVELKNGEIFEYSITPEQFGFKRALHSDIEGGTPEENAKILIRTLKGEEQGAKFDIVVFNAMFALYAADGAKSPDEAKKMVLEAINSGKAYKFYEEFIKAQV; this is encoded by the coding sequence TTGATTTTACTCATAGATAATTACGATAGTTTTGTTTTTAATGTTGAGCAATATGTAAAAGAGCTTACAGATGAAGAGGTTAGATGCGTTAGAAATGACAAGATCACGCTTGACGAGATCAAAAAACTAAACCCAAGCAAGATCATTTTAAGCCCAGGGCCAAAACACCCAAAAGATAGCGGAGTCTGTTTAGAAATTTTGGGGGCAGACCTTGGCGTGCCGGTGCTTGGAATTTGCCTCGGACACCAAGCTATAGGGCTTAGTTTTGGCGCAAAGATAAAAAGACTAGAAGACCCACTACACGGCAAGACCTCGTTTATTGACGTGAAAAACAAAGAGCCACTTTTTGCTGGGCTACCTGAGCGCTTTGAGGTTATGCGCTACCACTCACTTTATGTCGATGAGCTCCCAGCTAGCTTAAGCGCTGATGCGGTGAGTGATGATGGCGTAGTAATGGCGCTTAGCGTAAAAGATAAGCCGATATTTGGCATCCAGTTTCATCCAGAGAGCTACTTCACACAATACGGCAAAAAGATCGTTGAAAATTTTGTAAATTATAAAGCAAAAGATGAGGTAAAAGAGCCAAAAATTCGCTCGCTTAAGCCATATCTTATCAAGCTTCAAGAGAGCATACCGCTTGATGATAGCGACTTTGAGCAAATTTGTGAGATAATAGCTAGTAAAGAGTACGAGATCGTGCAGCTTTCAGCCCTTTTGGTGCTCATTAGCGAAAAGAGCCTCTATCCAAAAAGCCTCGCTGCGCTTGCGAAAAATATCCTAAAATACTCGCAAACCTACCGCGACGATACGCCTATGATCGATCTTTGCGGCACTGGTGGCGATGGTTTTAAGACGATAAATATCTCAACTACTGTGGCATTTATCCTTGCAAGTCTTGGCATAAAGGTTGCAAAACACGGCAATAAGGCAGTTTCAAGCAATTCAGGTAGCTCTGATGTGCTTGAAATTTTAGGCGTAAAAAGTGAAAAATCACTGGCGAAACAGCGTGAAAATTTAGCTAGTAAAAATTTAGCCTTTTTCCACGCGCCATTTTTCCACCCACTAGTGGGCGAGGTGAGAGAGGTGCGCCAAAGACTTGGCATAAGGACCGTCTTTAACGTGCTTGGACCGCTTTTAAATCCAAATTTAAACCTTACAAACCAGCTAGTTGGCGTCTATCATAAGCCTGTTTTAAAACTTTACGCCCAGACGCTTAAGATCCTTGGCAGAAAGCACGCTCTAGTCGTTCGCGGCGATGACGGACTAGATGAGATCACGCTTTGTAGTGAAACAAGTGTTGTGGAGCTAAAAAATGGAGAAATTTTTGAGTATAGCATCACGCCAGAGCAGTTTGGCTTTAAAAGAGCACTTCACAGCGACATCGAGGGCGGCACACCTGAAGAAAACGCCAAAATCTTGATCCGCACGCTAAAAGGCGAGGAGCAGGGGGCGAAATTCGACATCGTTGTCTTTAATGCGATGTTTGCGCTTTATGCAGCTGATGGCGCAAAGAGCCCAGACGAGGCCAAAAAAATGGTGCTAGAGGCGATAAATTCTGGCAAGGCGTATAAATTTTATGAAGAGTTTATAAAGGCACAAGTGTAA
- a CDS encoding response regulator transcription factor, translating into MVNVLMIEDDPEFAQILSEYLDSFNIKVTNFEDPYLGLSAGIKNYDLLILDLTLPGIDGLEVCKEIRQKYDIPIIISSARSDISDKVVGLQLGADDYLPKPYDPKEMYARITSLIRRYKKTNEVQEEVVDSAFRIDDKRHEIYFNNEPLALTPAEYEILTYLIKQHSFSVSREQLVYNCKSLKDKDSKSLDVIIGRLRSKIGDSSKAPKHIFSVRGIGYKLIG; encoded by the coding sequence ATGGTTAATGTTTTAATGATAGAAGACGATCCAGAATTTGCACAAATTTTATCTGAATATCTTGATAGTTTTAATATAAAAGTTACGAATTTTGAAGATCCATATTTAGGACTTAGTGCTGGGATAAAAAACTATGATTTGTTAATACTTGATCTTACTTTGCCGGGCATTGATGGGCTTGAGGTTTGTAAAGAAATTCGCCAAAAATATGACATTCCTATCATCATAAGTTCGGCTAGAAGTGATATTAGCGATAAGGTTGTTGGACTTCAGCTTGGTGCTGATGATTATTTGCCAAAGCCATACGATCCAAAAGAGATGTATGCTCGTATCACAAGTCTTATAAGAAGATATAAAAAGACAAATGAAGTACAAGAAGAGGTCGTTGATAGCGCATTTAGGATTGATGATAAGCGTCACGAGATTTACTTTAACAATGAGCCGTTGGCGCTTACTCCAGCTGAGTATGAAATTTTAACTTATCTCATTAAGCAACATAGCTTTTCAGTATCACGCGAACAGCTAGTTTATAACTGTAAAAGCCTAAAAGATAAAGATTCAAAGAGCTTAGATGTTATTATCGGACGCCTTAGATCAAAAATCGGTGATAGCTCAAAAGCCCCAAAACATATATTTTCAGTAAGAGGCATAGGATATAAGCTTATCGGATGA
- the pyk gene encoding pyruvate kinase: MIKKTKIVATLGPASDNEETMEAMVKAGVNVFRLNFSHGTHEYHKSNIDKIRNIEKKLNKRIGILQDICGPKIRVGKLSEPFYLKAGDKLSIYAEDIVGEKVEKGIYKVSLNQPQILPMLKVGEYVYLYDGSIRAKVVSEGKEIVKTIIENDGILNSNKGVNFPNTALGIEIITPKDKEDMKFGAKHGVNFVAISFVQDANDVIKAKNILKEFGSRAAVLSKIEKFDAVENIDDIIAKSDGIMVARGDLGIEVPFYKVPTIQKLIIKKANAASKPVITATQMMLSMAEHETATRAEISDVANAVLDGTDAVMLSEESAIGKNPVAVVEAMSKTIIQTQSIYPYNKFDEFDFFDETDMVASSAASLAVRIKADALISITGSGKSAIKLARNRTNIDIIAVAHDEQTAHMLTLAWGVTPALVLEKTKLSSLLANVMKKAYEERYVDHDKTYLVTAGHPTGVEGSTNLIRIIRRDQLDYYLELATE; the protein is encoded by the coding sequence ATGATAAAAAAGACAAAAATCGTAGCTACTTTGGGGCCAGCAAGTGATAATGAAGAGACAATGGAAGCGATGGTAAAAGCAGGTGTTAATGTCTTTCGTTTAAATTTTAGCCATGGGACACACGAATACCATAAATCAAACATTGACAAGATAAGAAATATAGAAAAAAAGCTAAATAAAAGAATAGGAATTTTACAAGATATCTGTGGTCCAAAGATCAGAGTTGGCAAGCTTAGTGAGCCATTTTATCTAAAGGCTGGCGACAAACTAAGCATATACGCAGAGGATATTGTTGGTGAAAAAGTAGAAAAAGGAATTTATAAAGTAAGTCTAAATCAGCCTCAAATTTTACCAATGCTAAAGGTTGGCGAGTATGTCTATCTCTATGACGGCTCTATAAGGGCAAAGGTCGTTAGTGAAGGCAAAGAAATAGTAAAAACTATCATTGAAAATGATGGAATTTTAAACTCAAATAAAGGCGTAAATTTCCCAAATACGGCTCTTGGCATCGAGATCATCACGCCAAAAGATAAAGAAGATATGAAATTTGGCGCAAAGCATGGCGTAAATTTTGTCGCTATTAGCTTCGTACAAGATGCAAATGACGTAATAAAGGCAAAAAATATCTTAAAAGAATTTGGTTCAAGAGCTGCTGTTTTATCTAAGATCGAGAAATTTGACGCGGTTGAAAATATAGACGACATCATCGCAAAGAGTGATGGTATCATGGTAGCTCGTGGCGATCTTGGCATAGAAGTGCCATTTTACAAGGTTCCAACTATCCAAAAGCTCATCATCAAAAAAGCAAATGCAGCAAGCAAGCCAGTCATCACAGCAACCCAGATGATGCTAAGCATGGCAGAGCATGAGACTGCCACAAGAGCGGAGATCAGTGACGTGGCAAATGCCGTGCTAGACGGTACTGATGCTGTTATGTTAAGTGAAGAGAGTGCGATTGGTAAAAACCCAGTTGCGGTCGTAGAGGCGATGAGTAAAACGATCATCCAAACTCAAAGCATCTATCCATATAATAAATTTGATGAGTTTGACTTTTTTGACGAGACTGATATGGTGGCAAGTAGTGCCGCATCTCTTGCTGTTCGCATAAAAGCAGATGCTTTAATCTCAATCACTGGCTCAGGAAAATCGGCTATAAAATTAGCTAGAAACCGCACAAACATTGACATCATTGCAGTTGCTCACGATGAACAAACAGCACACATGCTTACTCTCGCTTGGGGTGTTACGCCAGCACTTGTACTAGAAAAAACAAAACTTAGCTCACTTTTAGCAAATGTTATGAAAAAGGCGTATGAAGAGAGATATGTTGACCACGACAAGACCTATCTTGTCACAGCCGGTCACCCTACGGGCGTTGAGGGTAGCACGAACCTTATACGTATCATCAGACGCGATCAGCTTGATTATTATTTGGAGCTTGCAACTGAGTAA